TTTAGTGACGGGCTCTGTACCGTGCCGGGACAGATCGCGTTACACCGAATGCCGTCTTTGACGAAATCGGCTGCAATGGATTTCGTCATGCCAACGATGGCCGCCTTCGATGCGCCATAGGCGAATCGGCGCGGTGCGCCTTTCTCACTCGAGACGATGGAGGCGATGTTGATGACCGACCCGCTCCCGGCATCCAGCATGCCGGGCAGAACGGCCTTGGTGATGCGGAATATCGCCTTGGCGTTCAGGTCGAAGGATCGATCCCAGACGGCCTCGTCACAGTCGAGGATCGTGCCGTCATGGACCCACCCGGCGCAGTTCAGCAGGATATTCACGGGCGGGATGGATGCGATAAGGGATTCGACGGCTGAACCGTCAAGCACGTCGAGTTGGTAGCCGGTCATGTTCGGGTGGGTCTGTGCGAGGGCCTCGACCGCTGCACCATCGATGTCGGTGGCGATAACCCGGGCGCCGCGCGCGGCCATTGCTTCGGCACTGGCGCGTCCGATGCCGTTGGCGGCTGCTGTCACAAGGGCGGTCTTGCCCGTCAGTGTGTGTTCCATTGCTTTTCTCCTAGCGGGCGAGCCAGCCGCCATCGACGGTGACCGTGCTCCCGTGGCAATAAGTGGCCGCATCCGATGCCAGAAAGACAGCGGCGCCGGCGATTTCCGAGGGGTCTGCGAATCGACCCGCCGGGATGCGGTCCAGCAGGGCTTTGGCGCGATCCGGATCGTCACGTAACGCCTGGGTATTCTCCGTCGCCGTATAACCCGGTGCGATGCTGTTGACGTTGACGCCGTGTGGCGCCCACTCATTGCAGAGTGCTTTGGTCAGGCCCAGAACCGCGTGTTTGCTGGAGGCGTAGGCCGGTACACGAAGACCGCCCTGCGAGCCGAGCACGGACGATACGATGATGATCCTGCCAGCCCCCTGGGCGACCATGCGCTTGCCGGCGGCCTGGGAGAGCAGCCAGACCGAGTCGAGGTTGACTGACAATACGCGCTGCCAGT
The Spiribacter vilamensis DNA segment above includes these coding regions:
- a CDS encoding SDR family oxidoreductase, producing MEHTLTGKTALVTAAANGIGRASAEAMAARGARVIATDIDGAAVEALAQTHPNMTGYQLDVLDGSAVESLIASIPPVNILLNCAGWVHDGTILDCDEAVWDRSFDLNAKAIFRITKAVLPGMLDAGSGSVINIASIVSSEKGAPRRFAYGASKAAIVGMTKSIAADFVKDGIRCNAICPGTVQSPSLNDRLSATGDFDKALAAFKDRQPMGRLGRPEEIAEVVCYLAGDLSAFTTGQAFAIDGGWSN
- a CDS encoding SDR family oxidoreductase gives rise to the protein MSNPFDLTGRKALVTGGATGIGEGIALGLAAAGADVALTYRTHQPDEALAGIEAAGGKSAAVKADFTGMNQAAAEDVVTFASDALGGLDILVNNAGIIHREDSTEMAMGDWQRVLSVNLDSVWLLSQAAGKRMVAQGAGRIIIVSSVLGSQGGLRVPAYASSKHAVLGLTKALCNEWAPHGVNVNSIAPGYTATENTQALRDDPDRAKALLDRIPAGRFADPSEIAGAAVFLASDAATYCHGSTVTVDGGWLAR